A portion of the Bacillus sp. es.034 genome contains these proteins:
- a CDS encoding YlaF family protein: protein MMANIKWIFVLFSILAAVSLMGIAISISLQSILLAAASIVCLFIVMGFGFKTKKKYREEGRL from the coding sequence ATGATGGCAAATATAAAATGGATCTTTGTACTTTTTTCGATATTAGCGGCTGTTTCACTGATGGGGATAGCCATTTCAATTAGTTTACAAAGTATATTGCTTGCAGCTGCAAGTATCGTTTGTTTATTCATTGTGATGGGATTTGGTTTTAAGACCAAGAAAAAATACAGAGAAGAAGGAAGATTGTAA
- a CDS encoding inositol monophosphatase family protein: MTNWTELDQNVRTWIHEAGERIRQSFKTELNIKTKSNRNDLVTDMDEATERYFTENIRTHYPDHQILGEEGYGDDFKELSGITWIIDPIDGTMNFVHQQRNFAISIGIYDGKEGKLGYIYDVVHDELYFASKGKGVYMNDVKLPKLDPVPVEDAIVALNALWVTKNKRIDSSILAPLVQDVRGTRSYGSAAMELAYVASGRLDAYLTMRLAPWDFAAGKIMIEELGGVVTDLDGNPLNPLNKSSVFVGKPGLHETILTDYLHRKE; this comes from the coding sequence ATGACAAATTGGACCGAACTAGATCAAAATGTTAGAACATGGATACATGAAGCCGGTGAGAGGATTCGTCAGTCATTTAAAACCGAACTGAACATTAAAACCAAATCGAACCGAAATGACTTGGTTACCGATATGGATGAAGCGACTGAGCGATATTTTACTGAAAACATACGAACCCATTACCCGGATCATCAAATTTTGGGAGAAGAAGGATATGGTGATGATTTCAAAGAGTTGTCCGGAATAACCTGGATCATCGACCCAATCGATGGAACGATGAATTTTGTCCATCAGCAGAGAAACTTTGCCATTTCAATCGGGATATACGATGGAAAAGAGGGGAAGTTAGGATACATATATGATGTCGTGCATGACGAGCTTTATTTTGCGAGTAAAGGCAAAGGTGTCTATATGAATGATGTGAAGCTTCCGAAGCTTGATCCCGTTCCTGTGGAAGATGCGATTGTTGCATTGAATGCACTATGGGTGACAAAGAACAAGCGTATTGATTCCTCTATTCTGGCTCCACTCGTGCAGGATGTGAGAGGGACCCGGTCCTATGGTTCAGCTGCGATGGAACTTGCTTACGTGGCTTCAGGGAGGCTGGATGCCTATTTAACGATGCGACTTGCACCATGGGATTTCGCAGCCGGAAAGATTATGATCGAAGAGCTTGGTGGAGTGGTGACGGACCTTGATGGAAACCCATTGAATCCATTAAACAAGAGCTCTGTCTTCGTCGGGAAGCCTGGTCTGCATGAAACGATTTTGACTGACTATCTTCATAGAAAAGAGTAA